The following nucleotide sequence is from Aedes aegypti strain LVP_AGWG chromosome 3, AaegL5.0 Primary Assembly, whole genome shotgun sequence.
actgttgtacataATACAACAGCACGACAGCCGGAAGGTTAGAGCTGATTTATAGGGTAAAGCCTGGTATCCACATCCtaagtagagcggtcaagtacaatttgttgctaattaccaaagtaattaTGACAGCTGGTCTAGAATGAGCGatgtgtcacttttacttgcggaataatggaccaatgcacgagttcattaatttgacgtttgagcggtgccgaattcactggtttccatggtcacgtaaataacacggcaaactcaaacgtcaaatattgAACTCGTGCATCAATGGACCGAGCGggacatttttccgtacggaatagtgacagctccatttgatttgtacggcatgcattaccaatgttacgaaatcagcactacttgtcaactggatacagctcaagtaatttggacagctgaagtatttcttggccattacttgtcctatccttttgcacagtacttacgaagtggatCCATAAATCAGCGCATTATTCCAGGTGGCGCATTATTCCGGGTGGCGATAATCGATCCAAACCCCCATTCAATTTGACGCGAATCGACGATCAAAGCAAACGCGCGTGTGAAAGCTTTCGTGTCATCGAAAAGCTTTCGCTCGCAACACTTCCCCGAACCGGACGACGAGCAGTGAGAAAGAAGTCTTCGTTCTTGAGAAACGATCCGGCATTTTACTTTTCTTCCAGCCTGCGAGTGAGTATTTTTGCTTCTTCTGTGGTGTAGCGTGACAATTTTCTTCGGTGTGAAAAAACGCCTAATTTCGGtggttgaatttgtgtttttcgCTTCCAGCAGAGCCAATCCGCAATCAAATAATCAGAATGGGTGTTCAGGTCGTTACGCTAGCCGCCGGAGACGGTAAGTAGTTTTCCGTTCGGAGCAAGAAAATTATGAGCTCCTTCCGCTTTCGTTGAATGGCGTGTTTGTGGGAAAAAGTGATTTCAattcggtgttttttttttctccggcAGAGGCAACATACCCCAAGGCTGGCCAGGTCGCCGTCGTGCACTACACCGGAACGCTGGCCGATGGAAAAGTGTTCGATTCGTCCCGGACCCGTGGCAAGCCGTTCCGGTTCACCGTTGGCCGCGGAGAGGTCATTCGCGGATGGGATGAAGGTGTTGCCCAGGTGAGTGCTTGATAAATGGCTTCGGTCCAAGTGTCTTGATTAGGCTGTGTTCAGATTCAGAATGGGCATACGGTTCCACGGACCATTGACCTCTTTTCTCTCAACGAGGGGTGACGCAAAAATGATTTGCTGTCCTGATGATGGGGGATTGTGGGGTACAATGGGCATATGTTGGAGTTTTCCTTTACCTGAatgaataaattacaaaaatcacAAATATTTCAGGGCCGACTAGTTTTGTCATACAATagttttcctccttatccatgaatCGTATCACCGACCAAAGGATATTTTCGGTCTCTAGAAGTAACAATcatacacactaacattccttcaccatcccaactgactgtaaggacttggccggcgccgttattgatcaacaaTATGAAGGCTTCTAGAATGTGCACTTCGGACAGTCCCATCcctcatttggatcgaagtgcaattcttacctgGTCCGATCAATCAAGGAGTAGCAACTATTGGCATTTAATCAGTCTATGTCACACCCTGGACTTGTCccatatcaactgcagcgattgaCAGTCGACTGCATGTCCCAGGCCCGATccatttaaccttccagtcgtcgcgcggtttgccaccgtcagaaccaccacgctgctgttgtgaacgaaaagcgaggtattttcaacagtgttgtacaaaatacaacagcgcgacgactgaagtgttaacaaGCCAATCGAGCGCTCTGTCACCATCATAGAAGATTGTGACATCATCCATGTTATGCTTTGTagactttctaaaaaaaaacttcctatTAGAAGTAATCTTTGGAATAGTTTCTGGATGTATCCTTAGAGAAAAAATTGAACATACTTGAAATCGTTCGAACGGAGCATGTGTCCAAGGTACACAGTATTGTGTATTGCAGGGCTATTACAACAGTCGCAAATTCTCGCGGATTTGTGGCGTGAGACGCGAAAATCGCGAGTGAATGAAAAACTGgcgcgaaaatcgcggattATGGTCAACGTTGGATTCCATCCAATCATGAGCCTAAATTTCAACTAGGTTTCCGCTACCAATAGTGGAAAACCtgagaacaaaaaatcatgaCAAATTAACGAAAGGCTCATCAAGAGTCCCATAGTTGAtctaaaaagaaaaaatatgaaaaaaatgtacattACACTGCCTGAGACACTATTGGTACTTATGTATcgaacaaaatatttgatttacaCATAGATCTATTTTTTCCCTCGTATGGTGCATGCAAATCATCTCTAGGACTTTTCTTTCCTTAAATACATCCATTTGAAACATTGCTTTCATTAGTTGAACCACTAATCCAACACGACAGTAACTACTgtggcaaaaaaaaataaatccttgAGAAAACTTAATTTTTAATATGACATTTGGAtgatgagctgaaattttgcatatcGACTAGACggtttttaatcaaaaatataCGTTTTGACCTATTGTGAAAAGTTTAAACTACTGGTACTTTCACAACCATGGGTGCACATATTCTAGATttgaatttttgagtattttttttgtcGCGGATTGGTGCCTTCAGCCGCGGATCGAGTTTTGgaagtcgcgattttcgcggataagattttcaaatttttgcaacAGCCCTGGTATTGTGTTAGTGTTACACACTTCTATACTTCTAGCCCGTTTTTatccacagtttttttttactcattTTAATGTACTGATGTACCAAGGTTTTCACACATCCATGTGTGAACCCTTGATCCACTAGTACACAAAAATGAGTGAAAAACCTGTTGATGAAAAAGGGATGAAAATATAAAGATGTGTAACTTGAACACATGCTCCGTGTAAGCGATTTCAAAAGAGTAACAAATTTAATGTTTGATTGACATCTGATCTGGCTCAATGAATCGTTCGGACTGATAAGAGTTCATTGCGGTCTTACAGTTAAGTTTAATTTTTGCCATCATCCGTTCTTTCATTGCATTTTCAGAGCACAAGAGGCCTTTCCGTAGAATGAATGGGGCTCGATAAACTGCATGGAAGAGCCTTCGCTAACTGATCAGttttttgactgttaataacatacTAAAGCCCGCATGGATTttaagattcttgcaccaatcgattgggaatctttctacgaatcgactccaataatattgattttcatgattagACTATTGAAAACTGGGTAAATGtcaaggcatgtcttattttccatagtaaagcacatttttcttgctattataaggttttgacattttgaagtttacatgtaccgtaatttcgggtgaaattgattatttcatggtttttttcttgtctgttttcaatcatgttgaaaatgccaaacaactgaatgcaggaaaacaagtacgacggtcagcctctttggcttatttgccaaaattttctaacaaacgtgttgtttgccatttatctccgtggAAAACTAATAAtctaaaattataattgataaataaacaaattaattaatcaatgaaT
It contains:
- the LOC5569745 gene encoding 12 kDa FK506-binding protein, whose amino-acid sequence is MGVQVVTLAAGDEATYPKAGQVAVVHYTGTLADGKVFDSSRTRGKPFRFTVGRGEVIRGWDEGVAQMSVGQRAKLVCSPDYAYGSRGHPGVIPPNATLTFDVELLRVE